The Candidatus Hepatincola sp. Av genome contains the following window.
AAGGCTTCTTCTAAGGTAATGTTTAAATTATATAAGAGGTCGTTACCACGTTTATTTTGGGAAGATCTTGAACCTCGCCCTCCGGTGAATAAATCATCAAACATACCACCAAAGATGTTTTCAAAACCATCAAAACCTTCACTAAAACCAGAAAAGCCTTCTTCAAAACCTCCAAAACCACCACCAGCATTATTAGGATTCCCACCTTGGTCGTAAATAGCTTTTTTGTTAGGATCTTTTAGCACATCATAGGCTTCATTAACTTCTTTAAACCTAGCTTCAGCGTTATTATCATTGGGGTTTCTATCTGGATGATGCTCCATAGCTTTTTTGCGGTAAGCCGCTTTAATATCCGCCTGCGAAGCCGATTTACTAATACCTAAGATCTGGTAATAATCTTTCATATTGTTTCCTTTTTCATTCTTAAAACAAATACAGAGTAGCCAATGGTTATTTGAATACTCTGTATTTTAGTTATATCATACCTATTTGCTTAAAAATTTAAGTAGTTAGTTTTTTTCTTTATATTCACTATCTACAATATCTTCAGGTTTGGCCTCTTCTTCTGTGGTATTAGCTGGCTCTGCCTCTGCCTCTGGTGCTGGATTTTGCTCTTGCTGTTGTTTATAAAGCAGTTCACCTATTTTCATAGCATTAGTATTTAAGGCTTCTAATTTAGCTGTTAGCTCTTCTTTAGTACCTTTTTCTTTTAAGGCTTGTAATTCAGAAATAGCTGTTGTAACTTCTTTTTTTAGATCTTCCGGAAGTTTATCACCTAAATCTTGCATACTTTTTTCTATACCGTAAATAGTCATATCTATGTTATTAAGGAGTTCTACTCTTTCTTTTTTTTCTTTATCTTTTTCAGCATTTGCTTCAGCTTCTTTTAACATAGCTTCAATATCAGCATCCGATAAACCAGAATCAGATTGAATTTTAATTTGTTGTTCTTTACCTGTACCTTTATCTTTAGCTGAAACTTGCACTATGCCATTGGCATCAATATCAAAGGTTACTTCAATTTGGGGCATACCACGAGGTGCTGGTGGAATCCCTACAAGGTCAAAGTTACCTAGGAGTTTATTATCGGCTGCCATTGGGCGTTCCCCTTGGAATACTCTAATAGTAACCGCACTTTGATTATTTTCTGCCGTTGAAAATACTTGGGATTTTTTAGTAGGAATTGTAGTATTTCTTTCTATTAATTTCGTAAATACGCCACCTAGAGTTTCAATCCCTAAAGATAACGGCGTTACATCTAATAATAGAACATCTTTTACATCACCTTGTAAAACGCCACCTTGAATAGCCGCACCAAGTGCCACAACTTCATCGGGGTTTACCCCTTTATGAGGAGCCTTACCAAAGAACTCTTGTACTTTTTCAGTGATTTTTGGCATTCTAGTCATACCACCTACTAAAATTACCTCAGATACATCATCTGCTAGAATTCCTGCATCTTTTAAAGCTACTTTACATGGTTCTAAAGTTTTAGAGATTAAATCTTCTACTAAAGATTCAAACTTAGCTCTAGTTAGTTTGATGTTTAAATGCTTAGCACCACTAGCATCAGCTGTAATAAACGGTAAGTTAATTTCAGTTTGAGCCGCAGAAGATAATTCTATTTTAGCTTTTTCAGCTGCTTCTTTTAACCGTTGTAAAGCAGGGCTATCTTTAGCTAAATCAATGCCATTTTCTTTTTTAAATTCTTCAATTAAGTAGTTGATAATTCGTCTATCAAAATCTTCTCCCCCTAAGGCTGTATCACCCCCTGTAGATTTTACCTCAAATACTCCATCGTGAATTTCTAGCACGGAAACATCAAAGGTACCACCACCTAAGTCGTATACGGCTACTACACCATTTTGTTTTTTATCTAAACCATAAGCTAAGGCAGCGGCGGTTGGTTCATTAATAATTCTTAATACTTCTAGCCCCGCAATTTTACCAGCATCTTTAGTAGCTTGGCGTTGGGCATCGTTAAAATAGGCAGGTACTGTAATAACTGCTTGAGTAACTTTTTCACCACTCCAACTTTCTACTGTTTCTTTCATTTTTTGAAGAATCATGGCACTAATTTCTTGAGGGCTATATTTTTTTGAATCAATTTCCACCCAAGCATCACCACCATTACCGGCTACAATTTTAAAAGGAGAAAGTTCTTTCATGTTTTTTAAGGCAGGATCATCAAACTTTCTACCAATTAGCCTTTTGATACCAAATAAGGTTTTAATAGGATTCACTACCGCTTGCCGTTTAGCCGCTTGTCCAATTAGAATTTCTGTATCTTGAAAGGCCACCATTGAAGGAGTAGTTCTGGCTCCTTCGGCGTTTTCTATAATTTTTGCCTCTCCGCTATCCATTACTGCTACGCAAGAGTTTGTTGTTCCTAAATCTATACCAATTATTTTTGCCATTTATTTTATTACCTCTAAGTGTTAATTTGTTAATGTTTATATTTTTTTAAATCTATTTATTACTATTACAATAGTGTTACTTTTAGAATATTCAATGTTTTTTTTAGAAAAAGTGTAAATTTTTATTTACTAAGCCTTTTCATTCTTAATGATTCCTACCTTGGCCGGACGAAGTAACCTTTCTTGGAGTAAGTAACCACTTTCCACTACTTCAAAAATCATACCATTTTCTTGTTTTTCATCTGCTTTACTAAATAATGCTTCGTGTAAATTAGGGTTGAATTTTTCATTTACAGGATAAATTTTTTGAATGCCAAATTTATCTAAAGTTTTTAATAATTCCTTTTGGGTTAATTGCATGCCTATAGCAAAGTTTTTAAGGTTATTATCTGTAATTGTTTCTACTTGTAAACCTATAAAGGCTTTATCAAAAATATCTAAAATAACAATTAATTCTTTTGCCAAGTTAGTAATAGCAAAAATGCGAGTATCTTGCAAAGCCTTCTCTGCCCGCTTTTTATTATTTTCCATTTCGGCTAAAGCCCTTAAATATTTATTAGATATTTCATGTACTTGGCTTTGTAATTCACTAACTTGTTTATTTAGATCCTCTTCAGGTTCTTCAGTTGCTGCTAACTCTTCAGGATTACTATTATTGTTAGCATTTTCTTCGTGCAGTTCGGTTGCTTTTACAGCTGAAACCTCTACTTTTTCATTATTATCTGCTTGCTTACTTAGGTTGTTAGCAGATTCTCCTGTAGTTTCAGATTCTACTTTAGGATTATCATTTGCTGAGATGTTGCTAGCGTTATTTTTCCCAGTGGTTTCGGCCATAGTTGTTAGTCTCCTTATTTTTTAGAATTGTTGCTAGGGTTTTCATTAATAATTTAGTACGAGGAATCACAGATTGCAAATCTAAATATTCACCAGATGGTTGCACTGCACCAATAACTCCGATTCCTTCAATTAAAGCACAGTTGTGGCTATAAGCTAATAAGGCATTAGATTTCCCTAAAGCCGTTGCCCATGTTATTGGCATATTTAAGGTTTTAGCAGCATTTTCTATATACTTTTTTAAAATATTGGTATTAGGATTACTAAGAATAGGAGGTTGCTCTAACCGTTGTTCGCAATATATTTTTACTTTATTATTCATATGCCCTTGCTGAAAGCTAGTGAATCTTTTTTCAAAATAGTTAGGGAAATGGGTTTCTAAAAACCTAATTTGTACGGCCATTGCCATTTTATGAGGTATAAAATTAGGATCTTTATCTCCTTGATTAAGAATCGTGAAATTAATAAAATTATTATAGGTCATTTTATTAATTGTATGAATATATTTAATAAAGTTAGTGGCATGTAAGATAGTGGAATATTCATCGTTACAACTTATGCGGTGGGTAGCAGGGGCTTCAAGTTCTATTCTATAGGTAGCAAGCCCATAACGGCTATCGGTTAAAGCGTTACCGGTATTAGTATTAGCTAAAGAAATAACAAAGTGGGAACGTTGCCCGAATTTTTGCAGTAAGTTACTGTTATCTAACCTTGTATTATAACTATGAGAATTTAAAATATAGGCAAACTTAAGTTGCTGGTTATGCTTTTCTATTAGCAGATTTTGCAAAGCTAAGATGCCAAGTAAGGCATTACCTTTATTTTCTAACACTCCTAAACCATAAGCAAGGTTTTCCCGAATGAAAAATTGGTTATTACCATTAGGTGTTTCTAAGGCGGTATCTAGGTCGGCAAGGAGGAGAACATCTAGTTCTTCATATAAATTAGCATTACTAATTACTAAACATGGAGCTACATTTTGGTTAAATACCTGTATGTAAGATAAACTAGGTATGGTTTCAGCCTGTGCCGTAAAAAAACTAATCATGGCGTTTAGCCCAGCAATATTACCAGAGGGGCTTTTAATAGCCACAATTTGTTTTAGATTTTCTATATAATGGTTAATATTAAGGTTCATTAAGGCTAATTAATATGAATTTGTAAAACTTTAAGTATAGTGCTATATCTTTCTTAGTACTAATACAATAAAATTATATCCATAAAAAATCAATAGTAATTGTTTTTCCTATAGGTTATATAGTAACATAATGTTATTTTAAGGAGTTATTTACCATGAGATTAAACAACCGGCAGCATAACAAATTGCGTCCTACTACTATGATTCCCCAATATAACCCATATGCTGAAGGTTCTTGTAAAATTCAATGTGGTAATACCATAGTGTTATGTAATGCCACGGTAGAAAATAAGGTACCATCTTTTTTAAGAGGAACCGGTAATGGTTGGATTACAGCTGAATATGGTATGTTACCTCGTTCAACAGTGGTAAGAGTAGAAAGAGAAGCCGTTAAAGGGCGGCAAAGTGGTAGAACCCAAGAGATCCAACGTTTAATTGGGCGGTCGTTACGAGCAGTTACCAACTTAAGCCAACTAGAAGAAAAGCAAATAAAAATAGACTGTGATGTGTTACAAGCTGATGGTGGCACTAGAACAGCGGCTATTACTGGTTCTTATGTAGCCTTATATTTTGCTTTGCAACATTTAGTTACTAATAAGTTAATAAAAACTAATCCTTTAAAAATGGGTATTGCTGCGGTATCTTGCGGGATTGTAGCAGGGGAGCCTTTATTAGATTTAAACTATCTTGAAGATAGTAATGCCGATGTAGATGCCAATTTTGTGCTTACTTCAGTGGGCGACTTTGTAGAATTACAAATTACCGGTGAAAAGAATACAGCCAGTGCTACTGATGTAGCCCAATTAGTTACTTTAGCCGAGCAAGGTATTAAAGAACTATTACAATTACAAACTAAAGTTATAACCGACTATGAAAATAAACTATGAAATTATTAATTGCTTCTAACAATAGCGGTAAAATTCAAGAATTTGCTACTTTATTCCAAGAGCAAGGTATAGAGCTGTGTAGTTTAGCCGACTTTAACATTGTTTCCCCGCCTGAAACTGCTACTACATTTGCAGGTAATGCTTTAATTAAAGCCCAACATGGTGCAACGAGTAGTGGTTTAATTACCATAAGTGATGATTCTGGTTTTGAAGTAGCTGCCCTAGATAATGCCCCATCTGTTTATAGTGCAAGGTGGGCAAATGGTAATTATCCTCAAGCCTTTCATAAAATCCAAACTCTCTTAGGTAAAAGTTGGCAAAGCCATGGGGAAGCTAGCTTTCAATGTGTTTTGTGTTTGTATTTTTTAAGCGGAGAATACCAATTTTTTAGCGGCAGTTGTAAGGGTAAAGTTACTTTTCCAAGCAAAGGTAACAATGGTTTTGGCTATGATAGTATTTTTATTCCACAAGGAGCTAATAAAACTTTTGCTGAAATGTTACCCGAAGAAAAGGCTAAGTATAGCCATCGGGCTAAGGCTTTAGCTAAGTTGCACAGTTATTTACAGCAACACCCTTTAAGCTCACAATAACCTAAACCTCATCACCTAAACTATGCCCATATTTTATTGCTACTACAATTTATTATACTTGTGTTTTCCACCTACCAACTTAACACTAGGGCAAGCTATAAGAATAAATACAAGAAGTAATAGCAATAACAACAATGCTAAATATTTTAATGCCTTTAAGCAAATGGTTTCAAAGAATTTAGTTAGTAAATTGAGTTAGCTATGCACTTGCCAATATTTGATTCCCCAAAAATTTCAGTTTATATCCATTGGGCTTTTTGTGAAAGCCTTTGCCCTTATTGCGATTTTAATAGTTATGTGGCTACCCAGCCAATCTCACAAAAACAGTGGCTTATAGGTTATTTGAATGCTTTTAATATGCAAAAACCTTATTTTCAACACAAGCCTATTAAGTCTATTTTTTTTGGCGGAGGGACTCCATCTTTAATGGAGCCTGATACTATCTACCAACTAATTAATTACTGGGAGAACCATAATAAATCTTTAGGGATTAATAGCAAAATTCCAGAGGTTACTTTAGAAAGTAACCCCTCTACCTTTGAGGTTGCCAAGTTTGAAGAGTTTAAACAAGCCGGAGTTACTAGGCTATCAACGGGCGTCCAATCTTTTAACTCTAAAAATTTAGAGTTTCTTGGGCGTAAGCATAGTGTAGCAGAGGCTGTTTTTGCTTTAGAAAGATCCTGTGAAATTTTTCATAATACTAGCTTTGATTTAATTATGGGGCTACCACAACAATCTTTGAAGAACTTTCAAGAGGATTTAAAAGTCGCTTGTAGTTTAGCTAAATACCATGTGGCTATTTACCAATTAACTATTGAAAAAGGCACTTTGTTTTATAAACGAAAAATCCCAGAACTACCTGAAGATCTAGCCATTGAATTCTACAATGAAGCTCTTGTTAGCTTGGAAAATGTAGGTTTAAAACAGTATGAAATTTCTAATTTTGCAGTAGCAGGTTATGAAAGTATTCATAATTTAAACTATTGGTTAGGTGGTGAATATTTAGGCTTTGGTCCTAATGCTAGTGGTAGGGTATTTAATGAAGGTTGGTATGGTACTAAAGAATTTAAAAATCCTAAAGTATGGTTAAGCAAAGCCTTAGCTAAAGAAAGCCTGTTGGTTGAGAATATTCCTATAACAAAGCAAGAAAGGTTTGAAGAAATAGTGCTAACCATACTACGTGTAAATAAAGCATTACCAGCATTCATTGTTAAGGAATTACCGCCCAGCAAAGTTACTAAATTAATAACTGAAAAATTATTGGCTTATCAGGGGGGTAACCTATTCACAACCGCTAAAGGAAAACTCTGCTTAAACTATGTAATTCAAACTTTGTTAATATAATTTTATAAGGTGAATTCAGTTATATAATCATTATAATTCAAGTAATTTGTAGAGCTTCTTATAAAATTGGTAATATTATACATTTTTTAGTATGATACACTTTTCACCAACTTATTTTCTATGGTTAGTTTAGCCTTGCTTTCTACTAGGCTAGTTTGTATGCTAAAAAAGCAACTATCTTATTATTTATAGAATTTACCTTTTTTATTTAGATAAACTACTATTTTTTATTCATTATCAGGAGATTGTATTTTAGTTTTAGCAATAGATTTAATATGTTTGTTCACTCTTCTTGCTACTTGTTTAATATCTTCGGCTGGTGGTAAATCTTCAGGTTTTATTCCTGCTTCATTAATAAATAACTCTCTAATAGAATGGTTACTATTAATATGTTGTGTTGTTATTTTCTCTTCACCTTGTAGATTTTTTTCTTTAATTGCTATGTTAGAGATTTGTACAGCCAACTTCTTAGCGGTAATTAAGGCGGGGTCTAAAAAGTCTGCTAGTGGTCTATCTTTATATTTCTCTGGAATTCCTAACTTTGTTTTCATATCTTTAGTGGCATTCCCTCCAAATAAGGCTTGGTCTCCCTTACCTCTTACTCTGGCAAAGCCTTTTTCATCTACTCCTCTTTGGTATAGTTCTTCCGAAAATATTCTTTCGGCTTCTTTTAATTCTACTCTTTCTAGGATTCTTTCATAGTCGCTTTTTCTTTGCATTACTAGTTCAAAGTTTCTAGTTTGTGTAGCAAAATAGTTCTGGGCAAAGGCTATTTCTTCTTTTCTAGAATCTCCATTTTGGGCAGTTAAATAACAAGCATATCTAGTGAGTTTATAGTCTTTTATTTCTCTTTTGGCACCAGAGCCAACTTCAACCATTTTCCCAACGCCGAGAAAATGGTCTAAAACTATATTTTTATTGGTTTCACAACTTATCATGGCTTTTTTTATTACTTCTTCAAAGCGTTCCCATTTTTCATAACCTAAACGTTTCTGCAAATCTCTAGCAAAAATGAATTCAACTCCATTTTCATCTTTTTGCCAGATACTTTCTAAATATTCATAATTTTTCTTTAATAATTCTACATTTTCCACTGTTTTCTTCCCTTAATTCTACTAATATAAATAAATTTAATCATTGATATATTTATAATATACTATAATTTTAGTAATTACCCACTAAATACAACCAATTTAATTGAATTATTGATAATCATTTTTTAATGGGGATTATATACTTAACCAACTAACAACTACAGGCATAGTAGCAAGATTATTTTGGATTTTTTATGAGTTGGTTGCTTTCCAAGATAACAGATAAATAACTCTAAGACCACTTTTCTTACAAAAAAAGTTCTTAGAATGAAATTAATAGTTGTAAGAACACAAAAAAGTTCTTATACTAAATTTAATCGTTTTAAGAACATCTTTTCGCTTAAATGTGTTCTTAAAATGAAATTAATAGTTGTAAGAACACAAAAAAGTCCTTAGAGGTGCTTATGAATAATAGCGGAGAGTTCAAAATATTTAACAAATATAAAGTATTTGCTCCTAATTTATTATCAAACTTAACACTTGAACTAACTAATGATATTTCTATACAGTTAGAAAAGTCTGCGTTAGCTTTAGCAAAAGTAAGTAAGATTCATTATTTAATACCTCATGTTGATCTATTGCTTGCGAAATACCAAATTAAGGAAGCATTACTATCTTCCCAAATAGAAGGCACACAATCAACTTTATCAGAAGTATTAGAATATGAGTCTAGTACCCAAGATAAATTAAATAGTAGTAAAGATATTAAGGAAGTTATAAATTATAATCATGCTTTACAGTTTGGTATAAATAAGCTACCAACACTTCCGCTAGCTACAAGACTTATAAAATCTATCCATGAAATTTTAATGGAAGAAGTTAGAGGAGGAGAAATAAATAAAACTCCAGGTGAGTTTAGAACCTCACAAAATTGGATAGGAGGTAGTAGCCCTAGTAATTCACATTTTAATCCACCTCTTTATCAAGAAGTTAATAGTTTAATGAGTGATTTAGATAATTTTATGAATAATTCCGAATCAAAATTTCCTACGCTAATTAATGCTGCATTAATACATTACCAATTTGAAACTATTCACCCTTTTTTAGATGGTAATGGAAGAGTAGGACGGATACTTATTATATTGTACTTAGTTAATAAGAAAATGTTAGATAAACCTAATTTATATATAAGTTTATATTTTAAACATAATAAATTAGCATATTATGAATCTTTAATGAAAGTTAGAACAAGTGGTGATTATAATCAATGGTTATTATTTTTTCTAAAAGGGATTGAGGAAGTATCTGAAGCAATTATAAGAAATGCTGAGAAAGTAAATAATTTAATGGCTAGTGATAATAAAAAAATAAAAACTATAACTACACGTACTAATAATTATAGAAAACTATATGAATATCTTTTACAATTTCCTTATATTTCTAACAAAAATAAAGTGTCCGTAGAGTTAGAAATATCAAAAACTCTTATAAATAAGATAATTAAAAAATTTGAAGAGCTTGGAATTTTGCACACTGATACTAATAAAAAACGGTATAAGCAGTATTATTATAAAAATTATATTGATATATTGGTGCAAGAGTAGAATAATAATATAAGGAGTAAAGGAGGTAATGATTCCTTACTTTCCTACTTTTGCTGTTCTTCCTCTAGGGTTGATAGCACCTCAATATAAGAGCTAATAGTAGTAATATCCTTAGTAGGTAAGGTAGTTACAGGTTTAATGCTAAAGTGGGAGATCTGTTTGACTGCCATATCTTTAACTTTAATGTTATTTTGATTCATATAAAAAGATGAAAGCACCCCATTAATAGTTTTCGTATTACCAAATTGATTTTTCGCTAAGTCAATTACGGTATTACCATCTGGATCTTGGTAGACTGAGGCACTAGCTAGCATAAAAGCATCGTAAATAGTGTAGCTTAGCTTACTAGGAGGCGTTTGATAGTAAGCTACATATTCTTTGTAGAAACTAGTATCAACAGGCGAGGTTACATCTGTTACATAGTAAGCATTTTGCAGAATTTCATTAGATATTACTAAATTAGACTCCCACAAACTATTACCAATAATAGTTAGATCTTGGTAAGCTAAGTCTATTAAAGGAAAATGAGAAGCTACCACCGCTAAACGTCTGCCTTCATCGGCTATGATAAGAGTATCAAAGTTAAGTTTAGGTTTAGGTGGTTCAGTAATTATATTACCTTGTTCATCTTGAATAACTTCATGGTTCTTTAAGGCTTTTTGAGTTTTTTGATATTTTATCCGTTCCCCATAAGGAATTAGCCGATTAAGTTCATAAGTTAAATTAGCTCTTTTCGGGGAATAACGTACTACTCTAACTAATTCTAAATTGTTGTTAGCTAAACTAGCTTTTAGAAAAGCAACGGATAAATCCCCATAAGCGTTTTGTGGAGCCAACACCGCTACCCTTTTGCTACCTTGTTTTTTAGCATAAGCAACTTCGGCTTCAATATCATAAAATGGTGAATTTGTTACCATAAAAATATTATTATAGTTTTGTAACAAACGGATATCATTAGAAAGAGTAAAAACAGGAATACCTTTATTTTCAGCCATTGGGGCTATGCTAGCTGTAGTTTTAGCAAACATAGGACCAATTACAATTTGGGCGTTATCGGCAATAGCTTGTTTCATTTGTTTTTTAGCTTCAGTTACCGAGCCTTTAGTATCGTATACTTTAATAATAATGTTCTTATTAAGATGATGTTTATTCGCAAGTTCTATGGTGTGTAATAAAGAAGTTGCTAGTTCTTGGTTAGAACCGCTAATAGGTAGCAGCACGGCAATCACAGCTTTGCTATTATCTTGGGGAGATGTGTTAAGGGTATCAAAAACTGAAGAACAACTGGCTAAAAGACCAAGAAAAACTAACAGAATAAAATTTTTCAAAGTTTGTAACATAAAGGTATCCGTACTATAATTAAATTATTAGCAATTATAACATAAATAATCTAAAAATGAATACTCAAGCTACTTTATATATTGTTGCTACTCCTATTGGTAATTTAGAAGATATCACCTTAAGAGCCATTAAAACTTTACAAGGAGCAGAGTTAATTTTATGTGAAGATAAGCGAGTTAGCAGTGTTTTGCTAAAACATTTAGGGATTCGTAAACCATTAGTTAGCTACCATTTGCATAATGAAAAGAGTAAACTAGCCGATACCATTAATTTAATTTTACAGCATAAAGAGGTAGCCTTAATTTCCGATGCAGGTACTCCTTTAATTTCTGACCCTGGTTATTTATTAATTAAAGAATGTGCCAAGCATAATATTGCTCTAACACCAATTCCAGGAGCTTGCTCGTTGGTTGCGGCTTTGTCAGTAGCCGGTATTCCGGTTAATCAGTTTATATTTTTAGGTTTTTTAGATAAGTCTGTCAGTAAACAAGAGAAAATCTTACAACGTTATAGTATAGAAGGTGCTACTATTGTGTTTTTTGAATCACCTAACCGCCTTGTGAATACTTTAAAGAATTTAAGTAAAATTTATGGTAGTAGCCAAGAAGTAGTAGTAGCTAAAGAATTAACTAAAATGTTTGAAGAAATTAAAAGGGATTCCCTCACCAATTTATTACAATACTACCAAGATACGCCTCCTAAGGGCGAATTCATTGTGTTAATTCATCCTAAAACTAATTATGAAATTAGCCAAGACGATTTAATTATTCAAATTAAACATGGCATAGAAAATACTTCACCTAGTTTATTAGCTAAGCAATTAGCTAAAAAATATAATATTAATAAAAATACTGTTTACGATGAAATTCTTAAAATTAAAAACCTCCTATAGTATTGGGCAAAGTGCCGAGAAAAAAGCCATCAAGTTTTTAAATAAAGCTAATTGGCAAATCCTAGAGCATAATTTTAAAACAGCCTTAGGGGAAATAGATATTATTGCTAGTAAAAATAATGTGTTAGTAGCCTTTGAGGTAAAGTGTCGTAATGATGCCCATACTTTGCCCCATTGTATTTCGGTTAAGCAACAATTAAGAATAGAACAAGCTTTATTATTGTATTTACAAAGGAATCCACAATTTGCAAATTATAATATAAGGTTTGATGCTATTTTGATTTATCATAATAGCATGCAACACATTGAAAGTGCATGGTTAGCAAAGGAGTAACAAACATGAAAGTAGCTTTTCAAATAGATGAATTAGAAAAAATTAATTTTGCCAATGATTCCAGTGTCATGCTAATAATTGAGGCTTTTACAAGAGGTTATGAGGTTTCTATTTACCACCCTAATTCTTTAAGTATTTATGAGAATAATGTTTTTGCCGATATGGTAATCCTAACAGATATTCAAGACCCCACAACTAACAAAACTCCTTTTGTGCATAGCTTACCTGCTAAAACTTTGTTACAAGATATGGATATTATCTTTTTACGGCAAGACCCACCTTTTGATATGGCATATATCACCTCTACTTTTTTATTGGAAAAGGTAATGGATAAAGTAAAAGTTATTAATAACCCTGTTAGTGTGCGTAATGCCCCTGAAAAGTTGTTAGTTACTAATTTTTCTCATCTTATGCCTAGCACTTTAATTACTAGGAACGAGGTAGAAATTCATGAATTTTTAAATAAGCATCAACAATGTGTAATTAAACCTTTATATGGCAACGCCGGAGCCGACGTTTTCTTTTTAAAAAAGAACGACTTTAATGTAGGTGCTATTATTAACTATTTTCTTTTTACCTTTAAAGAACAGTTTATTATTCAAGAGTTTTTACCTAAGGTACATTTAGGTGATAAACGTTTAATTTTAATTAACGGTGAATATGCTGGCGGAATTAATAGGGTGCCTCAACCTAATGATATTCGTTCTAACATGGCAGTTGGTGGCGTTGCTACCGGCTTTGAAAAATTAAGCCCTAAAGAAGAAGAAATTTGTAAAACCATTGGTGGTACTTTAAAGGATTTAGGTTTATTTTTTGTAGGAATTGATGTAATAGACGGCTACCTTACCGAAATTAATGTAACCTCACCAACAGGTCTGCGAGCTATCCAGAATTTTTATAACCTTAATTTAGCTACCACCATGTTTGATTTATTAGAAGAGGTATTTTAGAAGATATATAACTACCACAATTATTAACCAATA
Protein-coding sequences here:
- the grpE gene encoding Protein GrpE; the encoded protein is MAETTGKNNASNISANDNPKVESETTGESANNLSKQADNNEKVEVSAVKATELHEENANNNSNPEELAATEEPEEDLNKQVSELQSQVHEISNKYLRALAEMENNKKRAEKALQDTRIFAITNLAKELIVILDIFDKAFIGLQVETITDNNLKNFAIGMQLTQKELLKTLDKFGIQKIYPVNEKFNPNLHEALFSKADEKQENGMIFEVVESGYLLQERLLRPAKVGIIKNEKA
- the hemN gene encoding Oxygen-independent coproporphyrinogen-III oxidase-like protein YqeR, with translation MHLPIFDSPKISVYIHWAFCESLCPYCDFNSYVATQPISQKQWLIGYLNAFNMQKPYFQHKPIKSIFFGGGTPSLMEPDTIYQLINYWENHNKSLGINSKIPEVTLESNPSTFEVAKFEEFKQAGVTRLSTGVQSFNSKNLEFLGRKHSVAEAVFALERSCEIFHNTSFDLIMGLPQQSLKNFQEDLKVACSLAKYHVAIYQLTIEKGTLFYKRKIPELPEDLAIEFYNEALVSLENVGLKQYEISNFAVAGYESIHNLNYWLGGEYLGFGPNASGRVFNEGWYGTKEFKNPKVWLSKALAKESLLVENIPITKQERFEEIVLTILRVNKALPAFIVKELPPSKVTKLITEKLLAYQGGNLFTTAKGKLCLNYVIQTLLI
- a CDS encoding dITP/XTP pyrophosphatase, which translates into the protein MKLLIASNNSGKIQEFATLFQEQGIELCSLADFNIVSPPETATTFAGNALIKAQHGATSSGLITISDDSGFEVAALDNAPSVYSARWANGNYPQAFHKIQTLLGKSWQSHGEASFQCVLCLYFLSGEYQFFSGSCKGKVTFPSKGNNGFGYDSIFIPQGANKTFAEMLPEEKAKYSHRAKALAKLHSYLQQHPLSSQ
- the dnaK gene encoding Chaperone protein DnaK, yielding MAKIIGIDLGTTNSCVAVMDSGEAKIIENAEGARTTPSMVAFQDTEILIGQAAKRQAVVNPIKTLFGIKRLIGRKFDDPALKNMKELSPFKIVAGNGGDAWVEIDSKKYSPQEISAMILQKMKETVESWSGEKVTQAVITVPAYFNDAQRQATKDAGKIAGLEVLRIINEPTAAALAYGLDKKQNGVVAVYDLGGGTFDVSVLEIHDGVFEVKSTGGDTALGGEDFDRRIINYLIEEFKKENGIDLAKDSPALQRLKEAAEKAKIELSSAAQTEINLPFITADASGAKHLNIKLTRAKFESLVEDLISKTLEPCKVALKDAGILADDVSEVILVGGMTRMPKITEKVQEFFGKAPHKGVNPDEVVALGAAIQGGVLQGDVKDVLLLDVTPLSLGIETLGGVFTKLIERNTTIPTKKSQVFSTAENNQSAVTIRVFQGERPMAADNKLLGNFDLVGIPPAPRGMPQIEVTFDIDANGIVQVSAKDKGTGKEQQIKIQSDSGLSDADIEAMLKEAEANAEKDKEKKERVELLNNIDMTIYGIEKSMQDLGDKLPEDLKKEVTTAISELQALKEKGTKEELTAKLEALNTNAMKIGELLYKQQQEQNPAPEAEAEPANTTEEEAKPEDIVDSEYKEKN
- the rph gene encoding Ribonuclease PH; protein product: MRLNNRQHNKLRPTTMIPQYNPYAEGSCKIQCGNTIVLCNATVENKVPSFLRGTGNGWITAEYGMLPRSTVVRVEREAVKGRQSGRTQEIQRLIGRSLRAVTNLSQLEEKQIKIDCDVLQADGGTRTAAITGSYVALYFALQHLVTNKLIKTNPLKMGIAAVSCGIVAGEPLLDLNYLEDSNADVDANFVLTSVGDFVELQITGEKNTASATDVAQLVTLAEQGIKELLQLQTKVITDYENKL
- the dapE gene encoding Succinyl-diaminopimelate desuccinylase, with protein sequence MNLNINHYIENLKQIVAIKSPSGNIAGLNAMISFFTAQAETIPSLSYIQVFNQNVAPCLVISNANLYEELDVLLLADLDTALETPNGNNQFFIRENLAYGLGVLENKGNALLGILALQNLLIEKHNQQLKFAYILNSHSYNTRLDNSNLLQKFGQRSHFVISLANTNTGNALTDSRYGLATYRIELEAPATHRISCNDEYSTILHATNFIKYIHTINKMTYNNFINFTILNQGDKDPNFIPHKMAMAVQIRFLETHFPNYFEKRFTSFQQGHMNNKVKIYCEQRLEQPPILSNPNTNILKKYIENAAKTLNMPITWATALGKSNALLAYSHNCALIEGIGVIGAVQPSGEYLDLQSVIPRTKLLMKTLATILKNKETNNYGRNHWEK